From Solea senegalensis isolate Sse05_10M unplaced genomic scaffold, IFAPA_SoseM_1 scf7180000015468, whole genome shotgun sequence:
CCAACTCATGGCAACCTCATGTACCCCGAGTTTGACATGGGCCATTCTGTTAGCTGAGAACTGATGATGACCTGGTCCTGTCAATGTTGGACGAGCAGGTGGAAAGACTTTGCTTGTCATCTATATCTAGAGCGTTTGAACTTGCTGTGTTATTACCCTGTTATTGAAGTCATCTCATcctcacacagaaaaacacaagctACACAAACTAAAGCAGGGGTTTATTTTTCATCTCTAAAAAATGCTGTAACATAGGTACCTGTATGTACCTGGTCAGAGGACCAGAGTTCACTGGTATCATTGGCTTACGACAGTTGTCTAAACTAATCAAATGACACCATCACTGCCTGAAGAACATGACAGCACTGCAATCTCTGTAATAGTCAAACATGTCATCTTTTGCCCAGTTtcacaaatgtctgtgtgtgtatgtgaagatAAGAAACATGTGGAACAACGGTACTTACTGCAGGTGCAGATACAGGATGTGGACAGGTAGAGACACTTTCTTGCAGTAGTTACTAGAGAGTAGAAAAGGGCAGTGAACAGCTGAGGtggagaccagcagcagcaacaatgacaacaaagatAAACATGTGATTGAGCAGGAAGGCAAGGCTAACTTGTTAGCTGCCAGGTTAGCTAGTCTAACAggtcctgtgtgtatgtgtgtgtgtgtggcagttaATACTCAGTGGAGCTAAAAAGCTGAACCTCAGAGAAGTGAGAAGAAATACACATCAATAATATAAAAGTGGAGCTGATTGTTTATCGTAGGCCAGGCTCACATGTAGCTGTTAGCTTTCATTAagttgtataataataatgcagaCTCACTTCAGATTAGGGTCTGTCAGGTTGACGGGGATCAAGAAGGAATActgtgaggagaaaaagaggaggagacaacACTAAGCACCAACTTCCTGAGATAATAATCCCAACGACATTAAGAGATGATTTCTCTTACTGTTgctgtgatttctcttaatgctGTTGTGTTATCTCTTAATGTCGTTGTGATTTCTTCTAATGTCGTTGcgatttctcttaatgtcgtTGTGTTATCTCTTAATATCGTTGTGTTACCTCTTAATGTCATTGTGATTTCTCCTAATGTCGTTGTGTTATCTCTTAATgtcgttgtgatttctcttaatgtcatTGTGATTGCTCTTAATGACGTTGTGTTAACTCTTAATGTCGTTGTGTTATCTCTTAATGTCGTTGTGTTATCGCTTAATGTCGTTGTGTTatctcttaatgttgttgtgatttctggTACGAGTGTCTCACCGTTGTGACGGACCGAGGCCGGACAGAGGTGACGTTCTTAATAGACACCGTTCCCACCACCGTCTCAAAGTTGAGGGCCTGCACTGACAGGTTATAGGCCTGCACTGGTGCATAGTTGTTGTTGGTGATGTTCAACACGTTCTGGAAGGGGGAGAACAAGAATTCTGGATGAATAAAAGGaatgaatagattaattaatcatacttatctgatagattccagtttgttcatgttaatgataaagcctcactataAACAacagttaattgtggagttccacaaggctcagtgcttgggcctatactttttaccttatatatgcttcctctagggaacattattagaaagcataacatacactttcattgttatgcagatgacacacagctatatttatcaatgaggccggatgaaataaatcaggttgttcaactccaggaatgtctcagagacattaagtcctggatgacctgtaactttctacttttaaacttttatactcggccctaaacacctcagagaaaaactttctgatcacattatcactttagatgacatcaccctggcttccagttccactgtaaggaaccttggagttacttttgaccaggaaatgtcatttgattcacacataaaactaatttccacctgcggaacattctgtccttacaggatgctgaaaaactagtttgTGTtccatgtaatgtaaaatgcttttgttacatctagattagattagatgagcctggttctgtcagagatttcttcctgttaagagggagttttttctctccactgatgcctagtctttgctcactgtgtgaactgttggggttctctgctctctttgatgttgtctatgtacagtgccttgagataatgtatgttatgatttggcgctatacaaataaaattgaattgaattggctGGAGGTATTTTTGGTTATAATTTTGGTTACCCACCGTAATGTCGATGAGGACGTACTTGTCTGGGAAGTAAACAAGAGACGACTTCACTGCGACAGGAGACAAGAGGACGGAGCGAGGGAATAGGAAGAACAACACCAGAGTGCTAATTACCAGGCACACGCCAACAGACACAGCTACATACAGCTTCCTgggacagtgacagagagagagaaagtgtgaggGTTTGATTTTTCAGTTAAAGGAATAATTTGTGGTTGTAtcagataataataaataatcagcATAGTACACAATCTGTGAGATGAACAAAAGGCTCACAAGTAGGTGGTGGGAGTTACAGGAGCGACtggtctctcttcttccttttctctccaaaactctggagcgtgctatctttaatcaactccactcctaccttcaccggaacaaccttcttgaaccacttcagtctggttttaaagcaggtcactcgactgaaactgcacttcttgctgtcactgagtcagggctgcctctctctcctctgtgctcatcctcttggacctttctgcagcgtttgacacagttaaccaccagatccttacttcctcccttcaagaactaggtgtctcaggctctgcacttaccctactctcgtcctatcttcaaaaccgaacatacagagtaacctggagaggatccgtgtcggaaccctgtcctctagctactggggtccctcagggttctgtcttgggccctctcctcttctctctatacaccaactctcttggtttagttattctctctcatggtttctcctatcacagctacgccgatgacacccaactcattctctcttttcccagctccgacacacaggtagcagaacggatcaccgcttgtctgaccgacatctctcagtggatgtctgaccatcacctgaaactcaatcttgacaagactgaatttcttattctcccaggaaagggctctcccaccacagatctaaccatcaccctcgacaactctgtggtaactccttctcataccgcaaggaacctgggtgtgacacttgacgaccatctctccctcactgccaacattgctgcaacagctccatcttgcagatacatgttgcacaacatcagaaggatgcggcctcttctaacccagaaggcggcacaggtcctggtccaggctcttgtcatctcacacttggacgactgcacctccctcctggctggtctccctgtgtgtgccatacgacctctgcaactcatccagaatgcagcacctcgactggtcttcaacttacaaaagttctcccacactacaccgctcctccactcccttcactgacttcctgtagctgctcgcatccgctcaagactctagtgcttgcgttccatgctacaaacggatccggtccagcctacatccaggacatgatcaaaacctacaccccagcccgcccactccgctctgcatcagtaaaccggctcgctgccccctcactgagaggatcgcagaggcattcgcagaactcgagactgttcactgtcctcgctcccaaatggtggaacgatctccccatcgacatccggacagctgaaagcctccacatcttccgccgccgactaaaaacacatttcttcccgactctacctcgactaagacgacgacaaaaaaaccaaaacaaaacaaaaacaacttatacatcgcacttatgactagcacttcatagtttggcttacttgaagctcttatttacttctagctcttatttgtacccaaatgtttaaattattgtaagttgctttggataaaagtgtctgctaaatgacatgtaatgtaatgtctactgctgcctcatttggtaactTAGTTTGACTTATGTAAATTCCAAACGCTCTAATCACAAGATAACACTTTTAAACTTTCTGGTAGAGGCAAAAAATCACTTactttctttatggactttggtgtgtggagagagacgtttacagagcaacaaaaaacatcaatttcAAGATAAGGAGAAAGGCTTTCCTAATGCAAAATAACGTGGAAAAGATAACCATGTTTTTCAGTGAAATGTATTGAATTGAATGGAATTCTTTTGTTTCTTACGTGTGTCTGGGCCTCAGCCTCTGGTCATTACAGGGGATAACAGCGACCAGCTTACTCTCctgacctgaaacacacacaaatcatggTGTTACATGTTagtgtgaaaacacagcagcagcattattgttattgtagtcttattaataaagaaacaaagcaggtgttatctgaaatgaaaggtgataagtgtattttaagaaacagtagatattttatttagaGTGTATTCACAGTGTATGGTCttacagaaatatttatttggtttatatCTACAGTTAATAATATAGAAATTATACCATGAAAATATTTTTCCCAACATCGTCCAGCTCGATTTGAGTGTTCTATTAGAGTGTTTTTGACATCAAACTATGCAAATGTTATcatattacaaacaaacaataaagtggAAAAGGGTTAGAATTGATCATATGCGACGCGACACATGTTTCAATACCTCTCGGTATACGTCCGGTGCCTTGGCAGGTCGGACAGGGAACAGTCTCTCCCGAGCGGTGTCCCCCACTAGAGCTCTGCTTTCTTCCATCATCATCCTCAATTATTGGCGTGTGGTCATTGTTTTGGTCACTCCCACTGTGCTGGTGACCAGCATCACATCTGCTGGAAACCGCCCCCATCCTAAAGCCAAGGAGAACACGTCAGATACAAGGCAGCTGCAACACAACTCAAACTAAATTCACATTGTCAAAATGAAGTGATGTTTGGCATCTCAGTGGAGAGTCCTGAGTAATACTCAcctctgctttatctcactatCTCACTGTCACACGGTCTTTATGTCAACCACTCAATCTCTGTCACTGAGTCAAGTATCCAGATATTATGTAGAAGCCATATCAcccagccttacagaaataCTGATTTGgcatatatcattatatatgtccatattttttatctcataattttgactttttcctcataattttgactttttatctcaaaagtttgattttttttctcataatttcgactttttatctcaaatatttgattttttcctcataattcgactttttatctcataactTTGACTTTTCTCTCATAacttcgactttttatctcataacttcgactttttatctcaaaattTCGACTTACTTTGATGATATTTTCATTATCaagttttacctcttttttcTGGCAGAACTGGGCGTCCATATATTACAGATAACTtgttaataacaaaaaagaaaaacaaagtgcagAGAAAGTTCTATGTCCATGTCGACAGGCCTGAGCGCACGTGTGATCAAATGTACACTTCCGTTTGTCGCGGCGACAGCACGGACTCAATAAGAGGCCTGAACTACGCACTTTGTTTTCTCAGCTGACACAAAGTTAACGTAGCGTGAGTAAAGCGAAACTAACCACAGCGGAGACAGTGTGacgtagcacacacacacaacatatggCGTAAGTAAATACTGCTCCGTTAGCGACAACACGACATTACCCTTTGATTTGATATctaactcacaaacacacacacatctgaagaACCTCTTCATTTACTGACCCACAACGTCCTGCCGTTAGCTGTCACGAGAGCCGAGCTGAGctatgtcatcatcatcatcatcacctccacacacacacacaacaacttCCCGTGACAGCTTTCAAAGTAAAGGCAGTACATCCGGAAGAGGCTATAAATACCCTTTTACacaagaaatataaaaatacatttgagagGGAGACATTTCCTTTATCCTTATCAAAACAGAGAAGTTCTCCTAATGTAGATAATTAGACACAACAACTTTaccattaaatcattattttcaaaatcatgatcttaaaaaaacaaatttattgaattattcatttccattattattattagtgcctgctgctgcaatgcATTCTCGTGAGAACccagagttctcactagaatgcattgcagcacaagcatctattgtaatcctacgcgtttattagtgcctgctgctgcaatgcattcttctcactagaatgcattgcagCACAAGCTATTGTAATACTACGCGTTTATTAGTGCCTACTGctgcaatgcattctagtgagaacccagAGTTCTCACTAGCACACATAtataatttccacatacacatgaatgggagacGGAGGGACgtgtgaatctctctctccctctctctctctctctcctttaaaacttggtgttttaaggttgattccaccaaaataccactttctctaaatacttcaagttattaaaggttc
This genomic window contains:
- the LOC122762288 gene encoding transmembrane protein 106B-like, producing the protein MGAVSSRCDAGHQHSGSDQNNDHTPIIEDDDGRKQSSSGGHRSGETVPCPTCQGTGRIPRGQESKLVAVIPCNDQRLRPRHTKLYVAVSVGVCLVISTLVLFFLFPRSVLLSPVAVKSSLVYFPDKYVLIDITNVLNITNNNYAPVQAYNLSVQALNFETVVGTVSIKNVTSVRPRSVTTYSFLIPVNLTDPNLNNYCKKVSLPVHILYLHLQMSMTIYYLAHYEQLSLETYEFIDCGANSTTPHQMQTPPP